The following are encoded in a window of Rubellicoccus peritrichatus genomic DNA:
- a CDS encoding glycoside hydrolase family 36 protein: protein MAPHIDSISPVLHPFGSICSRGSGQEFCVDSGVREVSPGLTEYTLDIRFAKKCVPAPMVIEWFVPLIDITGKWHPLIGSDRSLTSGWCEYIKSYATMGAPVFSLYSEQGENRHTFALSDAINPIGTRVQVEEDTAEVKCTIVLFDAPTPELEHYSITIRKDERRIPYHQSLAGVGSWWESMDDYLPTPVPDAAFDPVYSSWYSFHQNLTPEGIENNCKWARELGCKTLILDDGWQTDDSKKGYDFCGDWEIAETKFPDFSGHVDRVHSMDMRYLLWFSVPYAGVKSAAWKIFQDRVLPKARRNADCLDPRYPQVRRYLIDLYKRAIGDWKLDGLKLDFVDQFTAEHIGESYQEQPDMVSVPAAADRLLADMMTELRAINPEVLTEFRQRYIGPAMRKYGNIFRAQDCPNDALSNRVRTIDIRLLAGDTAVHSDMIMWNRSDSVERAALQLWAIFFSVPQISVEVDAVTDDQDKMLRFVLGFWLEHRDLLMRGHFKPCMPQYLYPIVFVEDDAEVFGIVYQNDLVVSVTELRDRKLTLVNATELDRVIVDFGKGRRGVALTTCDCMGNVAEPGEPDSVEGITAIQVPPSGILMVQPESVISM from the coding sequence ATGGCACCCCATATCGATAGCATATCCCCGGTCCTTCATCCTTTTGGAAGTATCTGTTCACGAGGCAGTGGACAGGAGTTCTGTGTTGATAGTGGTGTCCGCGAAGTGAGCCCAGGGCTGACTGAATATACCCTGGATATTCGATTTGCGAAAAAATGTGTCCCTGCTCCCATGGTCATTGAGTGGTTCGTTCCGCTCATTGATATTACCGGTAAGTGGCATCCGCTCATCGGGAGTGATCGTTCTCTAACCTCAGGCTGGTGTGAATACATTAAAAGCTATGCCACGATGGGGGCGCCTGTCTTTAGTTTGTATTCCGAACAGGGGGAGAATCGCCATACATTTGCATTATCGGATGCGATCAATCCGATTGGGACGCGAGTTCAAGTCGAGGAAGACACGGCGGAGGTAAAATGCACAATCGTCCTTTTTGATGCTCCGACTCCTGAGCTTGAGCATTACTCGATTACGATTCGAAAGGATGAGCGGCGCATACCGTATCATCAGTCGCTTGCCGGTGTCGGTAGCTGGTGGGAGTCGATGGATGACTATCTGCCGACTCCAGTTCCGGATGCAGCTTTTGATCCCGTTTACTCCAGTTGGTATAGTTTTCACCAAAATCTGACTCCGGAGGGAATTGAAAATAATTGCAAGTGGGCTCGTGAGTTGGGCTGTAAGACGCTCATTCTGGATGATGGCTGGCAAACGGATGATAGCAAAAAAGGCTATGATTTTTGTGGAGATTGGGAAATTGCGGAGACGAAGTTTCCCGATTTCTCAGGTCATGTTGATCGCGTGCATTCGATGGATATGCGTTACCTGCTCTGGTTTTCTGTGCCTTATGCCGGAGTCAAGAGTGCTGCCTGGAAAATCTTCCAGGATCGAGTTTTGCCCAAGGCGCGAAGAAACGCGGACTGCCTTGATCCACGCTATCCGCAAGTCCGGAGATATTTGATCGACCTTTACAAGCGTGCCATCGGTGATTGGAAACTTGATGGCCTCAAGCTCGACTTTGTTGATCAGTTCACTGCGGAGCATATTGGTGAAAGCTATCAGGAGCAGCCAGATATGGTTTCCGTTCCTGCCGCTGCTGATCGTTTGCTTGCTGATATGATGACCGAGCTCCGAGCGATTAACCCGGAAGTTTTAACCGAGTTCAGGCAGCGCTATATCGGACCTGCGATGCGTAAATACGGTAATATCTTTCGTGCCCAGGATTGCCCTAATGATGCTTTAAGCAATCGAGTTCGGACAATTGATATCAGGTTGCTTGCGGGCGATACTGCGGTTCATTCAGACATGATCATGTGGAATCGGTCTGACTCCGTCGAGCGCGCGGCTCTGCAGCTTTGGGCTATATTCTTTTCTGTTCCGCAAATATCAGTCGAGGTTGATGCAGTCACTGATGATCAGGATAAGATGTTACGTTTTGTTCTGGGCTTTTGGTTGGAGCATCGTGACCTGCTGATGCGAGGTCACTTTAAGCCATGTATGCCGCAGTATCTTTATCCAATCGTGTTCGTTGAGGATGATGCTGAGGTTTTTGGTATCGTTTACCAAAACGACCTTGTCGTTTCGGTGACCGAGCTACGCGACCGCAAGTTGACCCTAGTTAATGCTACGGAGCTGGATCGGGTTATTGTTGATTTTGGAAAGGGCAGAAGGGGTGTTGCCCTAACGACATGTGATTGCATGGGTAATGTTGCTGAACCCGGTGAGCCCGATTCAGTTGAAGGCATCACCGCAATCCAGGTACCACCGTCAGGCATTCTAATGGTTCAGCCGGAATCGGTTATATCTATGTAA
- a CDS encoding vWA domain-containing protein: MTKYKKLNLPLLEVIGISALVHIVGLVVLGGIIVTNAMKEPPAEFSAPPVAKPIEQVKVRLQTQLEKTRPPVNMPKLTVKNPSQMNMPQLDIALPETTDRVGFGNSFGTGGLGSSGLDLGKMSVDFFGLGDSAERIIFVVDYSLSMKEKAGKVTREVLMKDELTRSIEQLPSSTMIGMVFFSGPVWQPGDDPKKTKERYVQKSKDWHDFALAEGERIKSPKWITLKSSNKRKLVRQIEEEKLTGGTTWSLPLEVAFAAKPIPEVIFFLTDGATSPEDVERALELTAEYHKKHPSVKVNAIALGEPKAEKGLKRIAQMTGGQFRLVDTIDRKHTN, from the coding sequence ATGACTAAATATAAAAAACTCAATTTACCCCTTCTGGAGGTCATCGGAATCAGTGCGCTGGTTCATATAGTGGGCTTAGTCGTTCTTGGTGGCATTATCGTGACTAACGCGATGAAGGAGCCGCCTGCAGAATTTTCTGCACCTCCAGTCGCTAAGCCAATCGAACAGGTTAAAGTTCGTCTACAGACTCAACTGGAGAAAACACGACCGCCGGTGAACATGCCAAAGCTGACGGTCAAAAATCCATCTCAAATGAATATGCCTCAATTGGATATTGCATTGCCTGAGACAACAGATCGCGTTGGATTTGGTAATAGCTTTGGGACGGGTGGCCTGGGCAGTTCGGGGTTGGATCTTGGCAAGATGAGTGTCGATTTCTTTGGTTTAGGGGATTCTGCTGAGCGAATCATATTTGTAGTCGATTACTCCCTGTCGATGAAGGAAAAAGCGGGTAAGGTTACTCGTGAGGTCTTAATGAAGGATGAACTGACGCGCTCAATTGAACAATTGCCGAGTTCTACAATGATTGGTATGGTGTTTTTCTCAGGGCCAGTTTGGCAACCGGGCGATGATCCTAAGAAAACTAAAGAACGCTATGTTCAGAAGAGTAAGGATTGGCATGACTTTGCTCTGGCAGAGGGAGAGCGGATTAAGTCCCCCAAGTGGATTACATTGAAGAGTTCAAACAAGCGTAAGCTGGTGAGGCAGATTGAAGAGGAGAAACTGACAGGTGGTACTACCTGGTCTCTTCCACTTGAAGTTGCATTTGCTGCTAAGCCAATACCGGAAGTAATATTTTTTCTAACAGATGGTGCGACTTCGCCGGAGGATGTCGAGCGTGCCTTGGAGCTGACGGCTGAATACCATAAGAAGCATCCGAGTGTGAAGGTGAATGCAATTGCACTGGGCGAACCTAAAGCTGAAAAAGGACTGAAACGCATTGCGCAGATGACGGGCGGTCAGTTTCGACTTGTCGACACCATTGACCGAAAGCACACAAATTAG
- a CDS encoding LacI family DNA-binding transcriptional regulator, with protein MPAKGNSDRPNMQHIADAAGVSKSAVSLALKNDPRLPEATRERIQQIAADMGYQRNPVMAGLMAQLRASRTPKFQANLAWLNCAETQDMMQWHTFKNFRKGAKERAQSMGYGLEDFWLGEQGMSAARLAQILNARSIRGVIAAAAQVPGNLHDGYDAFWDQFSCCVVGIANFTPRLPAAIVDHYQVSMLAAQKALEAGYQKPALVLEHALDELLIGRFSAGFHSVVKDLPSNRIAPVHPFDWREKQAFLKWFKEHKPDVIVTAHTDVRKWIDEAGISVPETVGLIHLDLEPEMSDWAGVKQHNEQVGANAADLVIAQITRAETGAFANPKIMMINSDWEDGPSIKKKQL; from the coding sequence ATGCCTGCCAAAGGAAATTCGGACCGCCCGAATATGCAACACATTGCGGATGCCGCAGGTGTTAGTAAGTCAGCGGTCTCACTAGCCCTAAAGAACGACCCTCGCCTCCCAGAGGCGACCCGCGAGCGTATCCAGCAGATCGCAGCGGATATGGGATATCAGCGGAATCCCGTTATGGCTGGCCTCATGGCTCAATTAAGAGCCAGCCGGACACCCAAGTTCCAAGCCAACCTTGCCTGGTTGAATTGCGCTGAAACACAGGACATGATGCAGTGGCATACCTTTAAGAATTTCAGAAAAGGTGCGAAAGAACGGGCTCAGTCGATGGGATATGGCCTGGAGGATTTCTGGCTTGGCGAGCAGGGAATGTCTGCAGCTCGACTTGCACAAATCCTCAACGCAAGGAGTATACGCGGAGTCATTGCAGCAGCAGCCCAGGTCCCGGGGAATCTCCATGACGGCTATGATGCATTCTGGGACCAATTTTCATGCTGTGTGGTTGGCATTGCCAATTTCACTCCGCGACTCCCCGCTGCGATAGTAGATCACTATCAGGTTAGCATGCTCGCTGCCCAAAAGGCACTTGAGGCTGGATATCAGAAACCGGCGCTTGTTCTCGAGCACGCCCTGGATGAGCTACTCATTGGCCGCTTCTCAGCTGGCTTTCACTCAGTCGTAAAGGATTTGCCAAGTAATCGCATCGCTCCCGTCCATCCTTTTGATTGGCGTGAAAAACAAGCGTTCCTGAAGTGGTTTAAAGAGCACAAACCCGACGTCATCGTTACAGCACATACAGATGTCAGAAAATGGATCGATGAAGCAGGAATCTCAGTCCCGGAGACGGTCGGCTTGATTCATCTGGACTTGGAGCCCGAGATGTCCGACTGGGCAGGCGTCAAGCAACACAACGAACAAGTCGGCGCCAATGCAGCTGATCTCGTTATCGCGCAGATCACGCGCGCCGAAACCGGAGCGTTCGCCAATCCGAAAATCATGATGATCAATAGCGATTGGGAAGACGGTCCTTCTATAAAGAAGAAACAACTTTAG
- a CDS encoding DUF4380 domain-containing protein, with translation MNKIILPRCLKRIKPIILTLPILIQLGCSTSSMDTVTEYKKAEDSLLILQKENLELGILADVGGRVVLLREAGGENLLKSDPTLWNEAAVDRFSPGDEPVWKEYGGHIVWLAPQSDWWNHQTEFPQMKDKDWPPDPYIIYGKYDVVESSPAYAKLIGPNSPVSGMRLIKEYWVEADQTVRLRVTAENIRDEPVNWGIWTTTRFPGETRSYLPLDPRQDPEFSFKGSFADSKNPLPYRIVNGFFTFSIDEPVPAGMEGWSNKVFATSLDGWLAAFPGKKAFIKRADTRFANQVHEEHGFAEIYNNVPANQGGWSLLELELHGPYSKIFPRDSISVEEVWHVFDYDGACDALDQSVFLWQISKQLK, from the coding sequence ATGAATAAGATTATTTTGCCTCGTTGTCTCAAGAGAATCAAGCCAATCATTTTGACTCTTCCCATTCTGATTCAGCTGGGCTGCTCAACCAGCTCAATGGATACGGTGACTGAATACAAGAAGGCAGAAGATTCGCTTTTAATACTGCAGAAAGAGAATTTGGAGCTTGGGATTCTTGCTGATGTTGGTGGGCGTGTCGTTTTGTTGCGAGAAGCTGGAGGAGAGAATTTACTCAAATCCGACCCCACCTTATGGAATGAAGCAGCCGTGGATCGTTTTTCTCCTGGAGATGAGCCTGTTTGGAAGGAATATGGCGGACATATAGTCTGGCTGGCGCCTCAGTCAGATTGGTGGAATCATCAAACCGAGTTTCCCCAAATGAAGGATAAGGATTGGCCTCCTGATCCATACATAATATACGGTAAATACGATGTTGTGGAGTCATCGCCTGCCTATGCCAAGTTGATTGGTCCGAATAGTCCTGTATCTGGTATGCGTCTGATCAAGGAGTATTGGGTTGAAGCAGATCAAACTGTGCGACTACGTGTTACTGCCGAAAATATACGAGATGAACCCGTTAACTGGGGGATCTGGACAACAACGCGTTTTCCAGGTGAGACACGCAGTTACCTCCCGCTTGATCCAAGGCAGGACCCTGAGTTTTCTTTTAAAGGAAGTTTTGCTGACTCAAAAAATCCCTTGCCGTATCGAATTGTAAATGGCTTTTTCACTTTCTCGATCGATGAGCCAGTCCCCGCAGGTATGGAAGGTTGGAGCAATAAGGTCTTCGCGACATCATTGGATGGTTGGCTGGCCGCTTTCCCCGGAAAAAAGGCATTTATTAAACGGGCAGATACTCGTTTTGCCAATCAGGTGCATGAGGAGCACGGTTTTGCTGAAATCTACAACAATGTACCAGCCAATCAGGGTGGCTGGAGCTTGTTGGAGTTGGAGTTACATGGACCGTATTCTAAAATATTTCCACGTGATTCGATTAGTGTGGAAGAGGTTTGGCATGTCTTTGACTATGATGGTGCATGTGATGCGTTGGATCAATCAGTGTTCCTGTGGCAAATATCAAAGCAATTGAAATAA